One Flavobacterium cerinum genomic window, CCTCCGTTTACGTTTACTTTATCGTTGTCTAATCCAAGAATTTTTGCATTTGCTAATCCTACAACAGAGAAAGCTTCGTTAAATTCGAAGAAATCAACGTCAGATAAAGCAATTCCGGCTTTGTCTAATGCTTTTGGTAATGCTTTTGCAGGCGTAGTGGTAAACCATTTCGGTTCCTGTGCTGCATCAGCATAACTTTTAATATAAGCTAAAGGTTTTAAACCAAGAGCGTTTGCTTTTTCTTCGCTCATTAATACTACAGCAGCAGCTCCGTCATTAATTGTAGAAGCATTGGCAGCAGTAACAGTACCGTCTTTTGTAAATACCGGGCTTAATGCAGGAATCTTGTCTAATTTTACATTAGTATATTCCTCATCTTTAGTTACCATAATCGGATCGCCTTTACGTTGCGGTACGGCTACCGGTACGATTTCATTATCAAATTTATTAGCATCCCATGCTTTAGCAGAGCGCTCGTATGATTGAATTGCAAAAGCATCCTGCTCTTCACGGGTAATTTTATATTCAGTAGCACATAAATCAGCACAAACTCCCATTGCATTGTTATCGTATGCGTCGGTTAAACCGTCTTTCTGCATACCGTCAAGCATAGAAGCTGGACCAAATTTGTAACCGTTTCTTAAATGTACGTAATGAGGGATTAAACTCATGTTCTCCATACCTCCGGCTACTACAACTTCAGCATCACCGGCCATAATAGCCTGTGCTCCCTGCATAATTGCTTTCATTCCTGATGCACAAACCTTGTTTACAGTTGTACAGGCAACAGTATTCGGTAATCCGGCAAAAATAGCAGCCTGACGTGCCGGTGCTTGTCCGACTCCGGCTTGAACTACGTTCCCCATTAATACTTCGTCAACCAGGTTCGGATCTAAATTTATTTTGTTTAATGCTCCTTTAATGGCAGTAGCACCTAATTGTGGCGCTGTTACAGTAGATAAAGCACCCATAAAGCTTCCTATCGGGGTTCTAACCGCTGAAACGATTACTACTTTTTTACTCATGATATTAGTTGTTGGTTTGTTATTATACTTGAAGTTGCGAATTTAACCAATTTTGCGCAGATATATATAGTATCGCTGTATTTTCTTAGTATCGGAGCAGAATAGTTTCCTTACAAATACTTTTTAAGGCTTATTATTACTGGGAATAGGGAGTAAGTAATGAAAATGTAAAATTTTTGTAATTTCTATGTTGCTGACAGTGAAATAGTTTTCGAAAAAAAGCAAAAAAAATGAAAAAAATACTTGAAAATACTTGCAGAAAATGGAATGTTGTTCTACATTTGCAACCGCAAACAAGGAAGTAATTTCCTTAGAAAGCAGGAGAGGTGCCGGAGTGGTAACGGAGCAGATTGCTAATCTGTCGACGGGTAACCGTCGCCAGGGTTCGAGTCCCTGTCTCTCCGCTTCTTTCGGGGTGTAGCGTAGCCCGGTCATCGCGCCTGGTTTGGGACCAGGAGGTCGCAGGTTCGAATCCTGCCACCCCGACAAGTTTCGATTCCCAATTTATCGAAACAACGGATTTAGGTCACGTAGCTCAGCTGGATAGAGCACCTGCCTTCTAAGCAGGCGGTCACAGGTTCGAATCCTGTCGTGATCACAGGTTAAACCGCTGATTTATCAGCGGTTTTCTTGTTTTTGTACTTCACTGAAATGCTGTATTCAATCTATTTTTAATACATTTATATCATTTCGATATAGAACAACGCTTTTTTCTGTTGTCTATTCTGAAAATAATTGTAAAATTACAAACTATTTAATCTGTAAGAAAAAAAGATATTCAGATACTCTATTTCTGCTATCGATCTGGATTTATCTTGTTACAGTTTTATACAGGAGTAATTATTCATTGAAAATGGTATCATGAAAATAAAAAAAGAACCTGGAAGTCACGACATTTTAGTACATATTGATTCAAGCGACATAAAAGATGGTGTGCTTTATTTACCGGAATCGGTGGTATTAATAGGGGATTGGGTTATTCAAAACCAGCCGGATCTGATTACAGTTGTAGCACCCGGATTAAGTTTTATTAAAACCGGTAATTTCAGATTTTGTAATGCGTTAACCCGTTTGGAGGCTCCTAGGTTATTGTCCATATATAATGAAAGTTTCTACGAATGTAATGCACTAACTACATTAGTAGCTCCCAGACTGCGATCCATCGGAAACAAAAATTTTAACCAATGTAGTAGCTTAACGAACGTTGAAATTTTCGAATTAGATTCAATTGGAAGCAAGAACTTTTACAATTGTAAAGCGTTGACCGGTTTTGAAGCTCCTAAGCTGGAGGTTATCGGAAACAAAAATTTCTACAATTGTAAAGCGTTAACCCACTTTGAGGCTCCCCTACTGAGAAATATAAAAGATAAAAATTTCTACGAATGTAGTGCGCTAACCCGCCTGGAGACTCCTGTACTGTATGAAATTGGAAACAAAAATTTCTACCAGTGTAATACTTTAACCGACTTTGAAGCTCCCGAACTGACTTCTATCGGAGACTTTAACTTTGGACGGTGTACCGCACTAACCGACGTTAAACTGCCCATGCTAGAAGGTGTCGGAAACGATAATTTCGATCGATGCGAAGCGCTAAGCGGCTTTGAAGCTCCGGTACTGACAGCTTTCGGTACTGACAATTTTTATGGTTGTAAAATCTTAACTCGTTTTGAGGCTCCGCTACTGACGGCTATTGAAAACAAAAATTTTAGATTCTGTAGTGGATTAACCCACTTTATAGCTCCTTTACTGACGACTATCGGAGATCGTAATTTTTACGAATGTGGGTTTCGTGATTTTGAAGCTTCTGCGCTGACTTCCATCGGAAATAAGAATTTTTATGAATGCAATGCGTTAATCGATTTTGAGGCTCCAATGCTAACTTCCATCGGAAATAAGAATTTCTATGAGTGTAATACATTAAATGGCTTTAAAGTCCCTCTTTTGACGTCAATCGGGGATAAAAACTTCGATGAATGTAATGCATTAACCGATTTTAAAGCTCCGATGCTAACTACTATCGGAAATAAAAATTTTTATGACTGTCACATGCTGGTGAACTTTAAAACTCGTGTATTGACCGTTATAGGAGATAATAATTTTTATGAATGTAATGCACTAACCGGATTCGATAATCCTACACTGACGACTATTGGAAATGGCAATTTTAGAGATTGTAATGTTTTAGCCAATTTCGAAGCTTCCGCGCTGACTTCCATCGGAAACAAAAATTTCTACGGATGTGACGCATTAATTGGTTTTGAAGCACCTGTGCTGCCTGCTATCGGAAAAAACAATTTTAAATTTTGTAGCTCATTTACCTTTTTTAAGGCTCCCATACTAACATCTATTGGAAGCACCAATTTTATGTCTTGTGGCGTGCTAACCCGTTTCGAGGTTCCGATGCTGACGACTATGAGAAATTACAATTTCGACGATTGTGATGCGCTAACCCATTTCCAGGCGCCCGCGTTGGTTGCTATGGGGAATCTGAATTTTAACAATTGTTTGTTGCTATGCCACTTAGAGGTTCCTATGCTAACCACTATTGGAGACACCAATTTCTTCCGATCGAATAGTCTTACCCACTTAGAGATTCCTGCGTTGACTGCTATGGGAAAAGAGAATTTTAGAAGATGTGATCTGCTGACCAACTTCAAGGCGCCCGTGCTATTGGCTATGGAGGGAAGCAATTTTAAAGAATGTGACGAGTTAACACGTTTTGAGGCTCCGGTATTGACTTCAATTGGGGATAAAAATTTTGAGGAGTGTAAGGTGCTAATCGATATTGAAACTCCTGTGCTAACCACTATGGGCGAAGACAATTTTTACAGATGTTACGCGCTAACCGGTTTTGAGGCTCCAATGTTAACCACTATCGGATATGACAATTTTAGATATTGTAGTGCGTTAACCGACGTACAGTTTGGAGAACATCGATACACCGTAAAATCAACAGATGGATTGTTAACCATTATTGAAAAGTCTAAAACCTTAAATGAAATAGAAATCCATACCGGGTATATTTTTAATGATTGTATTGATGGCGTTCCGGATCTATCTGAAACATTTTTAGTTGGAAAAGACGGTTTTTTTGCCCATGGCGAAACGTTAAAACAAGCAATTGAAGATTTACAGTTTAAAATTATAGCCAAAAAAATAAAAAAAGAACCGATCCACGAAGATACCTTGATAACAGAAGCGTATTACAAAACTATTACCGGTGCTTGTACACAAGGAGTTAAACAATGGCGGGAACAAAACAATATTAGTCAAGAATCGTTCATAGCAAAAGAGCTTCTGCCGATTCTCGAAAAAACAAGTGCTTATGGAATTGAGAAGTTCAAAGCATTAATCACTTTCGAGAATAGGTAGATTCGTTTCAGCACTTTTTTCATTAGTCAGTATGGAAATACAAAGCAACAAATTAATAAGCATTGACTCAGACGATATAAAAGACGGCGTACTTTATTTGCCGGAATCGGTCGAAACAATAGGAGATAAAGTTATTCAAAATCAGCCGGAACTGGTTACGGTCGTGGCGCCATGGGTAACTGTTATCGAGGACGATAATTTCAACGAATGTAATGCGCTAATTCATTTTGAGGCTTCCGTTTTGACAACTATCGGAAATGGGAATTTCTACGAATGTAACGCATTAACGCGTTTCGAGGCTCCCAGGCTCACTACTATGGAAAGTTTAAATTTCCATTGTTGTAACGCGTTAACACATTTTGACGTTCCCGAGCTGACTCTTTTAGAAAATGACAATTTTCAAGAGTGTAATGCGCTAAGTGACTTTACGGCACCTGTGCTAACTACAATAAGACATTGTAATTTTGAAGACTGTAATGCATTAATCAGCTTTGAGGCTCCAATGCTAAAAGAGATGGAAATTTTCAATTTTAAAGAATGTAAAGCACTAACCAATTTTAAGGCTTCCGCGTTGACTTTTATGGATAGGAGTAATTTCTACAAATGCGATGCGCTAACCGATTTTGAGGCTCCCATGTTAGATTTTATTGGAAATGAAAATTTCAAATTTTGTTATGCCTTACGACATTTTAAGGCTCCTATGCTCAGGACTATTGGCCGTGAAAATTTTTTCGCTTGTGCGTTAACCAATTTTGATGTTCCTGAACTAACGTATATGGGAACTGGAAATTTCGAGGAATGTGATACCTTAACCGATGTGCGATTTGGCAAGTATAACTATAGTGTAAAATCTGTAGATAGAGTACTAACCATTATTGAAAAGTCCGAAACCTTAAATGGAATGCTAATTCATACCGGGTTTATTTTGAATAACTGTTATGACGGTGTTCCTAATGTGACAGAAACCGTTTTAGTTGAAAAAGACGGTTTTTTTGCCCATGGCGAAACGCTAAAACAAGCAATTGAAGATTTACAGTTTAAAATTATAGCCAAAGAAATAAAAAAAGAACCGATTCACGAAGATACCGTGATAACGGAAGCGTATTACAAAACTATTACCGGTGCTTGTACACAAGGAGTTAAACAATGGCGGGAACAAAACAATATTAGTCAAGAATCGTTCATAGCAAAAGAGCTGCTACCGATTCTCGAAAAAACAAATGCTTATGGAATTGAGAAGTTCAAAGCATTAATCACTTTCGAGAATAGGTAGATTCGTTTCAGCACTTTTTCCCCGCTCTCCGAAGTTTGTAACTTCGGAGCATAAAATATACAAATAAAAACTGAAGAAAAAGTTAAGCTGCATTTTATACATAGTTATTTTTTACGACATTTTTTCATCCGCTAAATTTAAGATTTTGGACTTAACTCTAACGTCACGCTAAGTTAGCATATCCGGTTTTGGCAATACGGAAATCGTCCAGAAGAAATATTAGTTAGCTCAAAGTCGGGAGACTTTGTGCAGCGGGGCTAAATTCCTTTTTTAATAACCTGGTATAATCCTCTTTTTACGGAGTTAAGAATTGACTTGAGTTTAATTCTGAAGAGCTAAAATAATACTGTTGGCTTCTTAATAAATAAAAAGCCACTTATAAATGTTTGATCCCGTATTTATGGTTGTTTGGTTAAAATGTATTCACCGTATGGAACACGCATTTCATCTGTGGCTCCAGCTGGGATAAATATAGACGTTCCACTTTTATATATTTTTGCTACTATTTTTTGTGTTCCGTTTTCAATTTTATATCGTAAAATAATAGAGTTATCTAAGTAATCTCTTTCTGGATCATCTATGAAAAGAATAACTCTTTTTTCATCTAATAAGCAATCTGCACATATAGGAGGAATTCCTCTGTGAACAATTCGATTTCCATATATATCATACGCTCCTGTAGAAGGCTGAGGTGTATTAAGTTTATCTAAAGTGTTGATTAATTCTGTGCCATTCACAATATAAGCGTACTCGCCAATTAAAAGGTCTTCGTAATAATTTTTTTCAGCAAAAAAATCAAAAACCTTTTTCTGAAGTTTTATAATGAGAATAGTAGTGCCGTTTTGATATTTCCAGGTACCTTCGTATTTACCGAATTCATTATCAACATCTTTGGTATATGTATTCGGTTTATGGTATAAATCACTATGATTGTTGGCTAATGGTACTATAGTCTGTGCTTTACATGATAAGCAAGAAGCTAACAAGAAAAAAATTAAAATATATTTCATATCAACATTAATTACAGTTAATTTCATTTATCGGCTTATTTGTTTTAGTCTCCGGATTATCGTTGAGAGCTAATTTAGTCCATTTTGTTAGATTATCGTCAGCTTTATATAAAGATATCTCTAAACCATTTTCATTTAAGAAATCTAGTAAGGTTCTTTGATAATCTAATGCATAACCTGCGGGATGCAATGTGTTTTTATCTCCGAATTTATCATATCTCTTTTGGAGCTCATTCATAAACTTTTTACGTTTATCCTTATTGCTATATATATCTTGTAGTTTCTGTACTGTACTTTGATTATCCATAGACAAAGCATATACTCCTTGATATGTAACTAAAAGATGTACAGGTATTTTAGGATCAGGAATACCCTGATTTCCGGCATAATTATGTTGCGTGTAGAATTTCGTTAAAATAAATATATCAGAATGTGAGAACATTGGGGCGTGTATATTCCTGTGGCAATGTAGTCCTCCAAATAAAAAAGGAGAAGTAGCAGAATAGTTTACATTATTTTCACCTGTATTTGCTTCAGGTACCGCTGTAACAACAAGGTTTCCTTTTCCGTTTAAAGTTAAATTATACCCCTGTTCTTTGACTCCATCTAGAACCTGTGGTGTTTTTAGGTATTTTATAGCCTCTTTAAAGTTATAGCTTTTAAAGAGTTCATTAAGCCTTTCACAATGCAAAGGTGGTTCTACCCATTCCTCTACAGGAGATGTAACAATGACTGGGCATCTAGGACAATTATTTGGAGGTGATCCATCTGTCGGAGGATCGCCGCCGCCGCCGCCAATAGGAGCGATAACGACAGGATCATCACCAAAATCACCGCCACCTATATCACCATCAGTAGTATAACACGTTCTGACTGAAGAATAAAATAAATGATTTTGATTCTTACAGTCATTGGTGGCAACGTGTATACCGGTATTTGTTGGACTCCATGCCTCATCACACATTAATATTTGAGCTGTTACACAGATAGTTGTTTTGCTCATTTCGGAACTGTTATATACAATCGGAGTAATACTAACCGTTCCTTCAAAGCGAAAAGATTCATGGATGCCGCTTGGAGTTAAAGGTTCTGATGGAATGTATTTTAAAATATATGCGGTTATCTCACTCAAACTGTCAACATTAATTACAAGATTTTCAAAATATTCAGGATTGTTAATCTGCCGGGTTATTTTAAAGGTGTAAGAGGTGTTGTGTCCGCTTTCTATAATCTTAGCCATGTTGGGGACAATGGTAAAACCGTATTCGGCTTCCATAACTGTTTTTGATTGTGTGCCTCGATCTTTCTGTTTGCTAAACTTTGAAAAAGCAGCAACAAAAGTTTGTTCTTTTAATAGTTGATCAAATGTACTTTGTCTGATTTTTACCTTTTCCTTATAATCATTTTTTTGAATCACATCGTTCTCAATTTCGCAGCTAAGCAAGGCAATTAAAATCAAAATAAATGTTGGAAAATAGGGTAGTGGTGTTCTATTCTTCATGTGATTTATTAATTTGATCCTGCAAATCTTACCATTTTATGAATGGAAAAATTGAGAATATCCATAAAAAATTACATTCAATGTGTAAAATACGTATTTATACGTAATGAAATAATTGCATTTACACTGCTTTATTGAATATATGATAGTGACGAATTGAGGTTTATATCTATAATATATTTTTTCTCAAGAATCTGATTTTTATTTTTTAAGAATTTTCTTATTTTTAATTATATTTACCAATGTATTTTGATACGATTGTAACCGATTTGTTTTTTGTTCGTATTTTCTTAAAATAGTTGTAAAATTACAGTCGGTTTAATCGATAAGATTACACATTAATTACTGGCATTGTTTCCGTTATAACTGTAGTGAGATAAAATCGTTTCGAGACTATTCAGAAACATTTGATGTTGATTCTATCCAAATATCAGAGGTAATTATTTATTAGAGAAGGGCTATTATGAAAATACGAAAAAAGACTTTGATCAATATCGATTCAGACGATATAAAAGATGGCGTGCTTTATTTACCGGAATCGGTAAAAAAAATAGGAGATCGGGCGATTAAAAATCAAACCGGTCTTGTTACTGTTATTGCGCCCGGATTAGTGCATATCGGAAACGGTAATTTCGATCGATGTAAAGCATTAACCCGTTTTGAAGCTCCTATGTTGACCTATATAGGTGATAAAAATTTTAACCAATGTAGTAGCTTAACGAATTTCGAAGCTCCGATGTTAAAAAAAATCGGAAACAAAAATTGCTACGAGTGCGACGCGTTAATTCAATTTGAAGTACCGGCGTTGACTTTTATCGGTGATAAAAATTTTTACGGATGTATCGAGCTAACCGGTTTCGATGCTCCTGAGTTGACTTTAATCGGAAACAAAAATTTCTATAAATGTAATGCGTTAATCCGTTTCGATGCTCCGAGATTGACTGTTGTCGGAAATAAAAATTTTTACGAATGTAATGCATTAATCGGTTTTGAAGCTCCGCTGTTGACGACTATCGGGGATAAGAATTGCTGCGAATGTAACGCGTTAACGAGCTTTAAAGCGCCTAAGTTGACGGCTATCGGAGATGAAAACTTCAACGAATGTACTGCACTAAGCAGCTTCGAAGCGCCTATGCTGATGGTTATCAAAAACAAAAATTTCTATGAATGTTCTACATTAACCGCTTTTGAGGCTCCGTTGCTAACTGCTATGGGTGACTTTAATTTTGGGATTTGTAACGTACTAACCGATATCGGAATACCAAGGTTAGAATATATCGGAAGCGACAATTTTTACAAATGTAAAAGGCTAATCCGCTTCGAAGCTCCGCAGTTGAGAGCCATCGAAAACAATAATTTTAGATTTTGTCATGAATTAACCCACTTTGTTGCGCCTTTACTAACTACTATCGGGGACCATAATTTTTACGAATGTGTGTTAAACGATTTCGAAGCGTCTATGTTGATTGCTATCGGGAACAAAAACTTCTATGAATGTAAAAGGTTGACTCGTTTTGAGGCTTCCGCTTTGATAACTATCGGAGACCATAATTTTTACAAGTGCAAGAGACTAAACGGATTTGAGAGTCTCGCGCTAACTGCTATCGGGAATAATAATTTCAATGAATGTATCGCGTTAGCCCATTTTAACGCTTCCGTGTTGATTACTATTGGAAATAAAAATTTTTTCGGATGTAAAAAAATTATCTGTTTTGAATTTCCCACACTAACGTCTATTGGGAATTATAATTTCAAATATTGTGAAAGTTTAACTCGTTTCGTCGCTTCTACGTTAACTACTATCGGAATAGGTAATTTCTATTGTGAATATTTAACCGATTTTGTGGCTCCAATGCTGACGACTATCGGAAACAGTAATTTTGACCAATGCACGTTTAGTACTATAAAAGTTCCGATGCTGATTGCTATGGGAAATTATAATTTTACACATTGTAAGATGCTATCCAGCTTCGAGGCTCCTGTGCTAACAGCTATCAGAAATTGCAATTTCTATGCCTGTATAGCGTTAACCCGTTTCGAGGCTCCTGTGTTGGCTACTTTCGGAGATTCCAATTTTATATATTGTAAGGAGCTAACAGATTTCGAGGCTCCCGGACTTATTTCTATGGAGAATGGAAATTTCCCGGAATGTTACACATTAACCAATTTTGTGGCACCGATGCTGAGGGATTTCGGAAATAACAATTTTATGTATTGTGAAATGCTAACCCGTTTCAAGGCGCCTGCACTAACTTTTATTGAAAATGGAAATTTCCTGAAATGTTACGCATTAACAAGCTTTGCGGCTCCCATGCTGACGGATATCGGAATCGGCAATTTCAAATATTGTAAAACCTTAACGGAAGTACAATTCGGAAACTATCAATATGCCGTCAAATCGATTGATAAATTATTATTCATTATTGAAAAATCCAAAACGGAAACGGGAATAGAAATCCATACCGGATTTATTTTTAATGAGATTTATGAAGGCGTTCCTAAGGTAACAGACACCTTTTTAGTGGAAAAAGAGGACTCTTTTGCGCATGGAGAAACAGTAAAAAAGGCAATTGAAGATTTAGAATCTAAAATTGCAGCTAAAAAAACATAAATGAACCGATCCGGAAGATACCGTATAACAAACGAAAACTTAAATAGGAGTAATTAGCATTAGAAAAGATTATTATGGAGATACAAAAAAAGACATTAGTAAGTATCGATTCAAGCGATATAAAAGAAGGTGTTCTTTATTTGCCGGAATCGGTAAGAAAAATAGCAGATTGGACGATTAATAATCAGATCGGTCTTATTACCGTTATTGCGCCCGGTTTAACTTCTATCGGAAGCGGTAATTTCGATCAATGCAAAGCGCTTACCCGTTTTGAAGCTCCGAAGTTGACTAATATTGGGGATAAAAATTTTAACCAATGTAGTAGCTTAACGGACTTCGAAGCTCCGATGCTAAAAAAAATCAGCAATAAAAATTTCTACGGATGTAAAGCATTAATCGGCTTTGTAGCTCCTGTGTTGACTTCTATCGGAAATAAAAATTTTTACGGATGTAATGCATTAACCGATTTCAAAGCTCCTG contains:
- a CDS encoding leucine-rich repeat protein, which codes for MEIQSNKLISIDSDDIKDGVLYLPESVETIGDKVIQNQPELVTVVAPWVTVIEDDNFNECNALIHFEASVLTTIGNGNFYECNALTRFEAPRLTTMESLNFHCCNALTHFDVPELTLLENDNFQECNALSDFTAPVLTTIRHCNFEDCNALISFEAPMLKEMEIFNFKECKALTNFKASALTFMDRSNFYKCDALTDFEAPMLDFIGNENFKFCYALRHFKAPMLRTIGRENFFACALTNFDVPELTYMGTGNFEECDTLTDVRFGKYNYSVKSVDRVLTIIEKSETLNGMLIHTGFILNNCYDGVPNVTETVLVEKDGFFAHGETLKQAIEDLQFKIIAKEIKKEPIHEDTVITEAYYKTITGACTQGVKQWREQNNISQESFIAKELLPILEKTNAYGIEKFKALITFENR
- a CDS encoding acetyl-CoA C-acyltransferase, which produces MSKKVVIVSAVRTPIGSFMGALSTVTAPQLGATAIKGALNKINLDPNLVDEVLMGNVVQAGVGQAPARQAAIFAGLPNTVACTTVNKVCASGMKAIMQGAQAIMAGDAEVVVAGGMENMSLIPHYVHLRNGYKFGPASMLDGMQKDGLTDAYDNNAMGVCADLCATEYKITREEQDAFAIQSYERSAKAWDANKFDNEIVPVAVPQRKGDPIMVTKDEEYTNVKLDKIPALSPVFTKDGTVTAANASTINDGAAAVVLMSEEKANALGLKPLAYIKSYADAAQEPKWFTTTPAKALPKALDKAGIALSDVDFFEFNEAFSVVGLANAKILGLDNDKVNVNGGAVSLGHPLGCSGARIVVTLLNVLEQNNAKIGAAAICNGGGGASAIVIERA
- a CDS encoding leucine-rich repeat domain-containing protein gives rise to the protein MKIRKKTLINIDSDDIKDGVLYLPESVKKIGDRAIKNQTGLVTVIAPGLVHIGNGNFDRCKALTRFEAPMLTYIGDKNFNQCSSLTNFEAPMLKKIGNKNCYECDALIQFEVPALTFIGDKNFYGCIELTGFDAPELTLIGNKNFYKCNALIRFDAPRLTVVGNKNFYECNALIGFEAPLLTTIGDKNCCECNALTSFKAPKLTAIGDENFNECTALSSFEAPMLMVIKNKNFYECSTLTAFEAPLLTAMGDFNFGICNVLTDIGIPRLEYIGSDNFYKCKRLIRFEAPQLRAIENNNFRFCHELTHFVAPLLTTIGDHNFYECVLNDFEASMLIAIGNKNFYECKRLTRFEASALITIGDHNFYKCKRLNGFESLALTAIGNNNFNECIALAHFNASVLITIGNKNFFGCKKIICFEFPTLTSIGNYNFKYCESLTRFVASTLTTIGIGNFYCEYLTDFVAPMLTTIGNSNFDQCTFSTIKVPMLIAMGNYNFTHCKMLSSFEAPVLTAIRNCNFYACIALTRFEAPVLATFGDSNFIYCKELTDFEAPGLISMENGNFPECYTLTNFVAPMLRDFGNNNFMYCEMLTRFKAPALTFIENGNFLKCYALTSFAAPMLTDIGIGNFKYCKTLTEVQFGNYQYAVKSIDKLLFIIEKSKTETGIEIHTGFIFNEIYEGVPKVTDTFLVEKEDSFAHGETVKKAIEDLESKIAAKKT
- a CDS encoding leucine-rich repeat domain-containing protein: MKIKKEPGSHDILVHIDSSDIKDGVLYLPESVVLIGDWVIQNQPDLITVVAPGLSFIKTGNFRFCNALTRLEAPRLLSIYNESFYECNALTTLVAPRLRSIGNKNFNQCSSLTNVEIFELDSIGSKNFYNCKALTGFEAPKLEVIGNKNFYNCKALTHFEAPLLRNIKDKNFYECSALTRLETPVLYEIGNKNFYQCNTLTDFEAPELTSIGDFNFGRCTALTDVKLPMLEGVGNDNFDRCEALSGFEAPVLTAFGTDNFYGCKILTRFEAPLLTAIENKNFRFCSGLTHFIAPLLTTIGDRNFYECGFRDFEASALTSIGNKNFYECNALIDFEAPMLTSIGNKNFYECNTLNGFKVPLLTSIGDKNFDECNALTDFKAPMLTTIGNKNFYDCHMLVNFKTRVLTVIGDNNFYECNALTGFDNPTLTTIGNGNFRDCNVLANFEASALTSIGNKNFYGCDALIGFEAPVLPAIGKNNFKFCSSFTFFKAPILTSIGSTNFMSCGVLTRFEVPMLTTMRNYNFDDCDALTHFQAPALVAMGNLNFNNCLLLCHLEVPMLTTIGDTNFFRSNSLTHLEIPALTAMGKENFRRCDLLTNFKAPVLLAMEGSNFKECDELTRFEAPVLTSIGDKNFEECKVLIDIETPVLTTMGEDNFYRCYALTGFEAPMLTTIGYDNFRYCSALTDVQFGEHRYTVKSTDGLLTIIEKSKTLNEIEIHTGYIFNDCIDGVPDLSETFLVGKDGFFAHGETLKQAIEDLQFKIIAKKIKKEPIHEDTLITEAYYKTITGACTQGVKQWREQNNISQESFIAKELLPILEKTSAYGIEKFKALITFENR
- a CDS encoding DUF6705 family protein, with the translated sequence MKLTVINVDMKYILIFFLLASCLSCKAQTIVPLANNHSDLYHKPNTYTKDVDNEFGKYEGTWKYQNGTTILIIKLQKKVFDFFAEKNYYEDLLIGEYAYIVNGTELINTLDKLNTPQPSTGAYDIYGNRIVHRGIPPICADCLLDEKRVILFIDDPERDYLDNSIILRYKIENGTQKIVAKIYKSGTSIFIPAGATDEMRVPYGEYILTKQP